Proteins from one Magnetospirillum sp. 15-1 genomic window:
- the folP gene encoding dihydropteroate synthase produces the protein MPEASISSAFTRSPALPRGFDVSGGGLHLLPAGLVWGEQAAAAVIAGNGWPLADGWAAFTALGVVTRRAAGGADLAVASFAEVVDWAEGEDPALARLVAETVHRMGAKRKPWGGLDMDRPRIMGIVNVTPDSFSDGGEAFETEAAVARGLALAEAGAEIIDVGGESTRPGADPVSPEEETRRVRPVVHALAERGLCVSIDTRHARVMAAAVEAGARIINDVTALLGDPDSLKVAARSGADLCLMHMQGDDPRTMQAAPVYACAPLDVFDHLAERVNECEAAGIARDRICLDPGIGFGKTPEHCAQVMGSLALLHGLGLPLLLGVSRKSFVARLSKGEAARDRLPGTLAANLAGLDAGYQVLRVHDVAETAQALAIWQAMRVGA, from the coding sequence GTGCCTGAGGCTTCCATCTCCTCCGCCTTTACCCGAAGCCCCGCTCTCCCGCGGGGCTTCGATGTCTCGGGGGGCGGTCTTCATCTGCTGCCCGCCGGTCTGGTGTGGGGTGAACAGGCCGCCGCCGCGGTGATCGCCGGCAATGGCTGGCCCCTGGCCGACGGCTGGGCCGCCTTCACCGCCCTGGGCGTGGTTACCCGCCGGGCGGCGGGCGGGGCCGATCTGGCCGTCGCCTCCTTCGCCGAGGTGGTGGACTGGGCCGAAGGCGAGGACCCCGCCTTGGCCCGTCTGGTGGCCGAGACCGTCCATCGCATGGGGGCGAAGCGCAAGCCGTGGGGCGGTCTGGACATGGACCGGCCGCGCATCATGGGCATCGTCAACGTGACGCCCGACAGCTTTTCCGATGGCGGCGAGGCGTTCGAGACCGAGGCCGCCGTGGCGCGCGGCCTCGCCTTGGCCGAGGCGGGAGCCGAGATCATCGACGTGGGCGGCGAATCCACCCGCCCCGGCGCCGATCCGGTCAGCCCCGAGGAAGAGACACGCCGCGTCCGTCCCGTGGTACACGCCCTGGCCGAACGGGGCCTCTGCGTTTCCATCGATACCCGCCATGCCCGCGTGATGGCGGCGGCGGTGGAGGCGGGGGCCAGGATCATCAATGACGTCACCGCCCTGCTGGGCGATCCGGATTCCCTCAAGGTGGCGGCCCGGAGCGGCGCCGATCTCTGCCTGATGCACATGCAGGGCGACGACCCCCGCACCATGCAGGCGGCGCCGGTCTACGCCTGCGCCCCGTTGGACGTCTTCGACCATCTGGCCGAACGGGTGAACGAGTGCGAGGCGGCCGGTATCGCCCGCGACAGGATCTGCCTCGACCCCGGCATCGGCTTCGGCAAGACGCCGGAGCACTGCGCCCAGGTCATGGGCTCGCTTGCCCTGCTGCACGGGCTGGGCCTGCCGCTGCTGCTGGGCGTCAGCCGCAAGAGCTTCGTCGCCCGGCTCAGCAAGGGCGAGGCGGCCCGCGACCGCCTGCCCGGCACCCTGGCGGCCAATCTGGCCGGACTGGATGCCGGATATCAGGTGCTGCGCGTCCACGACGTCGCCGAGACGGCGCAGGCTCTCGCCATCTGGCAGGCCATGCGGGTGGGAGCCTAA
- the ftsH gene encoding ATP-dependent zinc metalloprotease FtsH, which translates to MNFSKNLALWVIIAVLLVMLFNLFQASSPPRGPGQTSYSEFLSDVDRGAIADVTIQGSVVNGHFTDGRPFTTYMPQDVNVVDKLRNHNVRITAVPPSDDAPTLWSVLVSWFPMLLLIGVWVFFMRQMQGGGGKAMGFGKSRARLLTEKTGRVTFEDVAGIDEAKQELEEIVEFLKDPQKFQRLGGKIPKGCLLVGPPGTGKTLLARAIAGEANVPFFTISGSDFVEMFVGVGASRVRDMFEQGKKNAPCIIFIDEIDAVGRHRGAGLGGGNDEREQTLNQLLVEMDGFESNEGVILIAATNRPDVLDPALLRPGRFDRQVVVPNPDILGREKIIKVHMRKVPLAPDVDARIIARGTPGFSGADLANLVNEAALLAARAGKRVVTMSDFESAKDKVMMGAERRSMVMSEDEKKLTAYHEAGHALVMMHVPAHEPLHKVTIIPRGRALGLTMSLPERDRYSLSLRQIKSMIASFFGGRVAEEMIFGLDAVTTGASNDIQRATDLSRKLVTEYGFSEKLGPLRYNDNQEEIFLGHSVTQHKNVSEATASLIDSEVRRFVEEGENTARDILAKYRAELEIIAKGLLEYETLSKDEIDALIRGEAISRGDNGDYRPKEPPRRSSVPSSGPGSRPGYDPEPQPGA; encoded by the coding sequence TTGAATTTCAGCAAGAACCTGGCGTTGTGGGTCATCATCGCCGTGCTGCTGGTGATGCTCTTCAATCTGTTCCAGGCGTCCTCGCCGCCGCGCGGTCCGGGCCAGACTTCCTATTCCGAATTCCTGTCCGACGTGGATCGCGGCGCCATCGCCGACGTGACCATCCAGGGCAGCGTGGTCAACGGCCACTTCACCGACGGACGGCCCTTCACCACCTACATGCCGCAGGACGTCAACGTCGTCGACAAGCTGCGCAATCACAATGTGCGCATCACGGCGGTGCCGCCCTCCGACGACGCTCCCACCCTGTGGAGCGTGCTGGTGTCGTGGTTCCCCATGCTGCTGCTGATCGGCGTCTGGGTGTTCTTCATGCGCCAGATGCAGGGCGGTGGCGGCAAGGCCATGGGCTTCGGCAAGTCCCGCGCCCGCCTGCTGACCGAAAAGACCGGCCGCGTCACCTTCGAGGACGTGGCGGGCATCGACGAGGCCAAGCAGGAGCTCGAGGAAATCGTCGAGTTCCTCAAGGACCCGCAGAAGTTCCAGCGTCTGGGCGGCAAGATTCCCAAGGGCTGCCTGCTGGTCGGCCCGCCCGGTACGGGTAAGACCCTGCTGGCCCGCGCCATCGCCGGTGAGGCCAACGTGCCGTTCTTCACCATCTCGGGCTCCGACTTCGTCGAGATGTTCGTCGGCGTCGGCGCGTCGCGTGTCCGCGATATGTTCGAGCAGGGCAAGAAGAACGCTCCGTGCATTATCTTCATCGACGAGATCGACGCGGTCGGCCGCCATCGCGGTGCCGGCCTGGGCGGCGGCAACGACGAGCGCGAGCAGACGCTGAACCAGTTGCTGGTGGAGATGGACGGCTTCGAGTCCAACGAGGGCGTCATCCTGATCGCCGCCACCAACCGTCCCGACGTGCTCGACCCGGCCTTGCTGCGTCCCGGCCGCTTCGACCGCCAGGTGGTGGTGCCCAATCCCGACATCCTGGGCCGCGAGAAGATCATCAAGGTCCATATGCGCAAGGTGCCGCTGGCTCCCGACGTGGATGCCCGCATCATCGCGCGCGGCACGCCCGGTTTCTCCGGCGCCGATCTCGCCAATCTGGTCAACGAAGCGGCCTTGTTGGCGGCGCGCGCCGGCAAACGCGTGGTGACCATGTCCGACTTCGAGTCCGCCAAGGACAAGGTCATGATGGGCGCCGAGCGCCGCTCCATGGTGATGAGCGAGGACGAGAAGAAGCTCACCGCCTATCACGAGGCCGGACATGCCCTGGTGATGATGCACGTGCCGGCGCACGAGCCGTTGCACAAGGTGACCATCATTCCGCGTGGCCGTGCCCTGGGCCTGACCATGTCCCTGCCCGAGCGCGACCGCTATTCCCTGTCGCTACGCCAGATCAAGTCGATGATCGCCTCGTTCTTCGGCGGCCGCGTGGCGGAGGAGATGATCTTCGGCCTGGACGCGGTGACCACCGGCGCGTCCAACGACATCCAGCGCGCCACCGACCTGTCGCGCAAGCTGGTGACCGAGTACGGCTTCTCCGAGAAGCTGGGGCCGCTGCGCTACAACGACAATCAGGAGGAAATCTTCCTCGGCCATTCGGTGACCCAGCACAAGAACGTGTCGGAAGCCACCGCCAGCCTGATCGATTCCGAGGTGCGCCGCTTCGTCGAGGAGGGCGAGAACACCGCCCGCGACATCCTGGCCAAGTATCGCGCCGAGCTGGAGATCATCGCCAAGGGCCTGCTGGAATACGAGACCCTGTCCAAGGACGAGATCGACGCCCTGATCCGTGGCGAGGCCATCAGCCGCGGCGACAACGGCGACTACCGCCCCAAGGAGCCGCCGCGCCGCTCGTCGGTGCCCAGCTCGGGTCCCGGCAGCCGTCCCGGCTACGACCCGGAGCCCCAGCCCGGTGCCTGA
- the tilS gene encoding tRNA lysidine(34) synthetase TilS, which yields MTDSSESGRSARAPVTGDDFSRLMAPLGPFEAAPRLSVAVSGGADSLALALLAAQWARERGGEVLALTVDHRLRADSSAEAERVGAWLAAAGIAHRVLAWEEAKPGSDIQAAARAARYRLLGEACAARGILHLLLAHHRDDQAETLLLRLGRGSGLGGLSAMAAERPTPWGRLLRPLLPVPRARLETTLRLRGQEWIDDPSNRSDAFARVRLRRLAGDLAAEGLTAERLAATAGRLSRAQAAIDAMVAEAAASHVDLDPAGYARLRRPAALAALPDEVGLRLLARLLLAVGGEAYTPRLERLERLHASLIGGLDAARTLAGCWVVPLGDWVVVCREPARMEPPLELSPGARIRWDGRFEAVVAPDAPPGLRLGALGPEGRRKVAASMGRTRPEPVPACVIPTLPGLYDERGILAAPHLGYNREGAARVLVGLRAAPTHVLTVSACAGGNRHYL from the coding sequence GTGACCGATTCATCGGAGAGCGGGCGGAGTGCCCGCGCTCCGGTGACCGGTGACGATTTTTCCCGTCTGATGGCGCCCCTGGGGCCATTCGAGGCCGCCCCCCGCCTGAGTGTGGCGGTGTCGGGCGGCGCCGATTCCCTGGCTTTGGCCCTGCTGGCCGCCCAGTGGGCGCGGGAAAGGGGCGGGGAGGTGCTGGCCCTGACCGTGGACCACCGCCTGCGTGCGGATTCCTCCGCCGAAGCCGAACGGGTGGGGGCGTGGCTGGCGGCGGCCGGTATCGCCCACCGTGTCCTGGCCTGGGAGGAGGCGAAGCCCGGCTCCGACATCCAGGCGGCGGCCCGCGCCGCCCGCTACCGCCTGCTGGGCGAGGCCTGCGCCGCCCGGGGCATCCTGCATCTGCTGCTGGCCCATCACCGGGACGATCAGGCGGAGACGCTGCTGCTGCGCCTGGGGCGCGGTTCGGGGCTCGGGGGCCTGTCGGCCATGGCGGCGGAGCGCCCGACACCCTGGGGTCGGCTGCTGCGCCCGCTGTTGCCGGTGCCCCGCGCCCGGCTGGAGACCACCTTGCGCCTGCGGGGCCAGGAGTGGATCGACGATCCCTCCAACCGCAGCGATGCTTTCGCCCGGGTGCGGCTGCGCCGGCTGGCCGGCGACCTGGCCGCCGAGGGGCTGACGGCGGAACGCCTTGCCGCCACCGCCGGGCGGCTGAGCCGTGCCCAGGCGGCCATCGATGCCATGGTGGCCGAGGCGGCGGCCAGCCATGTGGACCTGGACCCGGCCGGTTATGCCCGTCTGCGCCGCCCCGCCGCCCTGGCCGCTCTGCCCGACGAGGTGGGGTTGCGCCTGCTGGCCCGCCTGCTGCTGGCGGTGGGCGGCGAGGCCTATACGCCGCGCCTGGAGCGGCTGGAACGCCTTCATGCCTCGCTGATCGGCGGCCTGGATGCGGCGCGGACCCTGGCCGGCTGCTGGGTCGTGCCGCTGGGCGATTGGGTGGTGGTGTGTCGCGAGCCGGCCCGGATGGAACCGCCGCTGGAATTGTCGCCGGGGGCCCGTATCCGCTGGGACGGGCGCTTCGAGGCGGTGGTGGCGCCGGATGCGCCGCCGGGGCTGCGCCTGGGGGCTTTGGGGCCGGAGGGACGGCGCAAGGTGGCGGCTTCCATGGGGCGAACACGGCCCGAGCCGGTTCCCGCCTGCGTAATCCCCACTTTACCCGGCCTTTACGATGAGCGGGGTATTCTCGCGGCGCCGCACCTCGGCTATAACCGGGAAGGTGCCGCTCGGGTACTGGTCGGTTTACGCGCCGCGCCGACCCACGTTCTGACCGTTTCCGCTTGTGCCGGCGGGAATCGGCATTATCTGTAG
- the ybgF gene encoding tol-pal system protein YbgF yields the protein MRRFLLSTALSALLVGAALVSPASAQSDTRALYDRIERLERDLMTLQQQSARGGTTVVRSNDGSVAGSMASRLEDRINELEDANRFLTGKIEEANFKASQLAKQLERMQADIDLRFKDIEGGKGGQGSSAQQQGMSMPAPSAPATTPSGAPVLIPPKGVHAGANSADNDGPAPGPQNLGSMPAKDLKKGEAQAQQQAAKAAPKDPQTAYEEAYALAQKGDYDGAEQGFQAFLKAHPNHQLAGNAQYWLGDIAFSQRKDFAASAKLFGEAYKKYPTHTKAPDMLYKLGASFGQLQMKDQACRTYALLFAEHPGMADRIKRAATGDKQRLGCK from the coding sequence GTGCGCCGTTTCCTCCTATCCACCGCCTTGTCGGCCCTGCTGGTCGGCGCAGCCCTGGTGTCTCCCGCCTCGGCGCAGAGCGACACCCGCGCGCTTTACGACCGCATCGAGCGGCTGGAGCGCGACCTGATGACCCTGCAGCAGCAATCGGCGCGGGGGGGCACCACGGTGGTGCGCTCCAACGACGGCAGCGTGGCGGGCTCCATGGCGTCGCGCCTGGAGGACCGCATCAACGAGTTGGAGGACGCCAACCGCTTCCTGACCGGCAAGATCGAGGAGGCCAATTTCAAGGCCTCGCAATTGGCCAAGCAGTTGGAGCGCATGCAGGCCGACATCGACCTGCGATTCAAGGATATCGAAGGTGGCAAGGGCGGCCAGGGCTCGTCCGCGCAGCAACAGGGCATGAGCATGCCCGCCCCCTCGGCCCCCGCCACCACGCCCAGCGGCGCACCGGTCTTGATTCCGCCCAAGGGCGTGCATGCCGGCGCCAATTCCGCCGATAACGACGGTCCGGCCCCCGGTCCCCAGAACCTGGGGTCCATGCCGGCCAAGGACCTGAAGAAAGGCGAGGCCCAGGCCCAGCAACAGGCCGCCAAGGCCGCGCCCAAGGACCCGCAGACCGCCTATGAGGAAGCCTACGCCCTGGCCCAGAAGGGTGATTACGACGGGGCGGAGCAGGGCTTCCAGGCCTTCCTCAAGGCCCATCCCAACCATCAGCTAGCCGGCAACGCCCAGTATTGGCTGGGCGATATCGCCTTCTCGCAGCGCAAGGACTTCGCCGCCTCGGCCAAGCTGTTCGGCGAGGCCTACAAGAAGTACCCGACCCATACCAAGGCCCCCGACATGCTCTACAAGCTGGGCGCTTCGTTCGGCCAGCTTCAGATGAAGGATCAGGCCTGCCGCACCTATGCCCTGCTGTTCGCCGAGCATCCCGGCATGGCCGACCGCATCAAGCGGGCCGCCACCGGCGACAAGCAGCGCCTGGGCTGCAAGTGA
- the pal gene encoding peptidoglycan-associated lipoprotein Pal, which yields MKLRFLTIVAAAALLAACESAPSDTGAKGGAGQTSPAVASSGIVKGSKEDFVANVGDRVFFDFDKSNLRADAKATLDKQAAWLKAYPNYSLTIEGHADERGTREYNLALGERRANSVAEYLKAAGVAAARVKTVSYGKERPVALGSNEAAWSQNRRGVTVLN from the coding sequence ATGAAACTGCGTTTCCTGACCATCGTTGCCGCCGCCGCTCTGCTGGCTGCTTGCGAATCCGCTCCGTCCGATACCGGTGCCAAGGGCGGCGCCGGCCAGACTTCGCCGGCCGTCGCCAGCTCGGGCATCGTGAAGGGTTCGAAGGAAGATTTCGTCGCCAATGTCGGTGACCGCGTCTTCTTCGACTTCGACAAGTCCAACCTGCGCGCTGATGCCAAGGCCACCCTGGACAAGCAGGCTGCTTGGCTGAAGGCCTACCCGAACTACTCGCTGACCATCGAAGGTCATGCCGACGAGCGCGGCACCCGCGAGTACAACTTGGCTCTGGGTGAGCGTCGTGCCAACTCGGTGGCCGAGTACCTGAAGGCCGCCGGCGTCGCCGCCGCTCGCGTCAAGACCGTCTCCTACGGCAAGGAGCGCCCCGTCGCTCTGGGCTCGAACGAGGCCGCTTGGTCGCAGAACCGTCGTGGCGTGACCGTCCTGAACTAA
- the tolB gene encoding Tol-Pal system beta propeller repeat protein TolB, protein MILMSRIRSLAALAAFVVLGVVAALPAGAEVRIDITRGQMKPLPIAIPDFAGGSPQDGRIGADIARVVSADLERSGLFKPIDPKAFIQTVASLQAGPRFPDWKAINAEGLVSGKVETSADGRVRVEFRLWDVFNEAYMTGWTLSASPQDWRRLSHKVADAIYKRVTGEDGYFDTQIVYIAESGPKNDRKKRLSIMDQDGENHRFLTDGSELVLTPRFSPSAREITYLSYFKGVPRVYIFNLDTGRRESLGNFPGMTFAPRFSPDGNKVIFSMAESGNTELYEMNLLTRQKRQLTFNPAIDTAPSYSPDGQQITFESDRSGGQQIYVMGADGSNPQRISFGDGRYATPVWSPRGDLIAFTKQKGGQFFIGVMRTDGSGERLLAEGFLVEGPTWAPNGRVLSFFRESPSDERGRGQVVRLYTIDLTGVNERVLLTPIDGSDPAWSPLIP, encoded by the coding sequence ATGATCCTCATGTCACGCATTCGCTCGCTCGCGGCCCTGGCCGCCTTCGTCGTCCTCGGGGTCGTGGCGGCTCTGCCCGCCGGCGCCGAGGTGCGCATCGATATCACCCGTGGCCAGATGAAGCCGCTGCCCATCGCCATTCCGGACTTCGCCGGCGGTTCGCCCCAGGACGGGCGCATCGGCGCCGACATCGCCCGGGTGGTGTCGGCCGACCTTGAGCGGTCGGGTCTGTTCAAGCCCATCGACCCCAAGGCGTTCATCCAGACGGTGGCCTCGCTGCAGGCCGGTCCGCGCTTTCCCGACTGGAAGGCCATCAACGCCGAGGGTCTGGTCAGCGGCAAGGTGGAAACCAGCGCCGACGGCCGTGTCCGCGTGGAGTTCCGCCTGTGGGACGTGTTCAACGAAGCCTACATGACCGGCTGGACCCTGTCGGCCTCGCCCCAGGACTGGCGCCGCCTGTCCCATAAGGTGGCTGACGCCATCTACAAGCGGGTGACCGGCGAAGATGGCTACTTCGATACCCAGATCGTCTATATCGCGGAATCCGGTCCCAAGAACGACCGCAAGAAGCGCCTGTCCATCATGGACCAGGACGGCGAGAATCACCGTTTCCTCACCGATGGTTCTGAGCTGGTGCTGACGCCGCGCTTTTCGCCCAGCGCCCGCGAGATCACCTATCTCTCGTATTTCAAGGGCGTGCCCCGGGTCTACATCTTCAACCTGGATACCGGCCGGCGGGAGTCGCTGGGCAATTTTCCCGGCATGACCTTCGCGCCGCGCTTTTCGCCCGATGGCAACAAGGTCATCTTCAGCATGGCCGAGAGCGGCAATACTGAACTTTACGAGATGAACCTGCTGACCCGGCAGAAGAGGCAACTGACCTTCAACCCGGCGATCGACACGGCACCCAGCTATTCCCCCGATGGACAGCAGATCACCTTCGAGTCTGATCGCAGCGGCGGGCAGCAGATCTACGTCATGGGGGCCGATGGCTCCAATCCGCAGCGCATCAGCTTCGGTGACGGCCGCTACGCCACTCCGGTGTGGAGCCCGCGCGGCGATCTCATCGCCTTCACCAAGCAGAAGGGCGGGCAATTCTTCATAGGTGTCATGCGTACCGATGGTTCGGGCGAGCGCCTGCTGGCCGAGGGGTTCCTGGTGGAAGGCCCCACCTGGGCTCCCAATGGCCGGGTTCTGTCCTTTTTCCGGGAGTCTCCCTCGGACGAGCGCGGGCGGGGGCAGGTGGTGCGCCTGTACACCATCGACCTGACCGGTGTTAATGAAAGAGTGCTTTTGACACCGATCGACGGCTCCGATCCTGCGTGGTCCCCCTTGATTCCCTAG
- a CDS encoding TonB C-terminal domain-containing protein, whose translation MELRRESYVFSGLLHLALFLLAVFGLPQFWREIPMEEAPIVVDIVPIGAKTNPPPLQDNKPQPEPQKAEPEPPKPEPPKPEPPKPEPPKPPPPPPPPAPXPPAPPPPKPEPEPSPIPKPEPKPEPPKPEPPPPPKPEPRPEPPKKQKDVKDELDSLLKSVDKKKPTPKDELDKLLKSTEKLKPSVPENKTATQTAPQAVRGSASHNPNEPVSMTERDRIRAHIERFWNVPAGAKDADKLVVMIKVSVLPDGTVTAAEVELNPAMMMNPYYQAAADSARRAVRAASPLPIPADKYDQFRDFTLAFNPKFAAGR comes from the coding sequence ATGGAATTGCGGCGCGAAAGCTACGTCTTCTCCGGTCTTCTGCATCTGGCGTTGTTCCTGCTGGCGGTGTTCGGCCTGCCGCAGTTCTGGCGCGAGATTCCCATGGAAGAGGCGCCCATCGTCGTCGATATCGTTCCTATCGGGGCCAAGACCAACCCGCCGCCGCTGCAGGACAACAAGCCGCAGCCCGAGCCGCAGAAGGCCGAGCCCGAGCCGCCCAAGCCGGAACCACCGAAGCCCGAGCCGCCCAAGCCCGAGCCTCCCAAGCCTCCTCCGCCTCCGCCGCCGCCGGCTCCCAMGCCGCCCGCCCCGCCGCCTCCCAAGCCGGAGCCGGAGCCTTCGCCCATTCCCAAGCCGGAACCCAAGCCCGAGCCCCCCAAGCCGGAGCCGCCGCCGCCGCCCAAGCCCGAGCCGCGCCCGGAGCCGCCCAAGAAGCAGAAGGACGTCAAGGACGAACTGGATTCGCTCCTGAAGTCGGTGGACAAGAAGAAGCCGACGCCCAAGGACGAACTGGACAAGCTGCTCAAGTCCACCGAGAAGCTGAAGCCCTCGGTGCCGGAGAACAAGACCGCCACCCAGACCGCGCCGCAGGCGGTGCGCGGCTCGGCGTCGCACAATCCCAACGAGCCGGTCTCCATGACCGAGCGCGACCGTATCCGCGCCCATATCGAGCGGTTCTGGAACGTGCCGGCCGGGGCCAAGGACGCCGACAAGCTGGTGGTGATGATCAAGGTCTCGGTGCTGCCCGACGGCACCGTGACGGCGGCCGAGGTCGAGCTGAATCCGGCGATGATGATGAACCCCTATTACCAGGCCGCCGCCGACAGCGCCCGGCGCGCCGTGCGCGCCGCCAGTCCGCTGCCCATTCCGGCGGACAAGTACGATCAGTTCAGGGATTTCACTTTGGCCTTCAACCCCAAGTTCGCGGCAGGAAGATGA
- the tolR gene encoding protein TolR: MGASIGPRKGGHSRRFRPVAEINVTPMVDVMLVLLVIFMVTAPLLTAGVQVDLPKTSAAPLKGDDQPLSVTIDAHGKIWIQETEVQLDELAPRLQAITAQKPETRIFVRGDKGIDYGRVMEVMGTLAAAGFPKVALVTEVKGSSEPAKPAKKGGR, encoded by the coding sequence ATGGGCGCCTCCATCGGCCCCCGCAAGGGCGGGCATTCCCGCCGGTTCCGGCCGGTGGCCGAAATCAACGTCACCCCCATGGTCGACGTCATGCTGGTGTTGCTGGTGATCTTCATGGTGACGGCGCCGCTGCTCACCGCCGGCGTCCAGGTGGATCTGCCCAAGACCTCGGCCGCGCCCTTGAAGGGCGACGATCAGCCGCTGTCGGTGACCATCGACGCCCACGGCAAGATCTGGATTCAGGAAACCGAGGTCCAGCTCGATGAACTGGCGCCCCGGCTCCAGGCCATCACCGCCCAGAAGCCCGAGACCCGCATCTTCGTGCGCGGCGACAAGGGCATCGATTACGGCCGCGTGATGGAGGTCATGGGCACCCTGGCCGCCGCCGGTTTCCCCAAGGTCGCCCTGGTCACCGAGGTCAAGGGCTCGTCCGAGCCGGCCAAGCCGGCCAAGAAGGGGGGGCGCTAG
- the tolQ gene encoding protein TolQ, with the protein MDPSQAVGAAGAAAQMDLSMWALFLRADIIVKFVMIALLCASFWCWAIIFDKLMKVRQLTTRADQFEEAFWSGGSLEELYDRIGARPIDPMSSVFVAAMREWRRSAAKGLADRDSTRASLPQRIDRVMSVTSGREMELLERRLGFLASVGSTAPFIGLFGTVWGIMNSFQSIAATKNTSLAVVAPGIAEALFATALGLVAAIPAVIAYNKISNDLDRYSKRLENFAGEFGAILSRQLEEKA; encoded by the coding sequence ATGGATCCTTCTCAGGCAGTAGGGGCGGCCGGAGCGGCGGCACAGATGGACTTGTCCATGTGGGCGCTGTTTCTGCGCGCCGACATCATCGTCAAGTTCGTCATGATCGCCCTGCTTTGCGCCTCGTTCTGGTGCTGGGCCATCATCTTCGACAAGCTCATGAAGGTCCGCCAGCTGACCACGCGTGCCGACCAGTTCGAGGAAGCCTTCTGGTCCGGCGGTTCGCTGGAGGAACTGTACGACCGCATCGGCGCCCGGCCGATCGACCCCATGTCGTCGGTCTTCGTCGCCGCCATGCGCGAATGGCGCCGCTCGGCCGCCAAGGGCTTGGCCGACCGGGATTCCACCCGCGCCAGCCTGCCCCAGCGTATCGACCGGGTGATGAGCGTCACCTCGGGCCGCGAGATGGAACTGCTGGAACGCCGGCTGGGCTTCCTGGCCTCGGTGGGCTCGACGGCGCCGTTCATCGGCCTGTTCGGCACGGTGTGGGGCATCATGAACTCGTTCCAGTCCATCGCCGCCACCAAGAACACCTCGCTGGCCGTGGTGGCGCCCGGCATCGCCGAGGCGCTGTTCGCCACCGCGCTGGGTCTGGTGGCCGCCATTCCGGCGGTGATCGCCTACAACAAGATCTCCAACGACCTGGACCGCTATTCCAAGCGGCTGGAGAACTTCGCCGGTGAGTTCGGCGCCATCCTGTCGCGCCAGCTCGAGGAGAAGGCCTGA
- the ybgC gene encoding tol-pal system-associated acyl-CoA thioesterase, with amino-acid sequence MSGTHRFPIRVYYEDTDAGGIVYHSNYLNFAERARTEMVRELGISQRTMLEDGEGTAFAVRSANIDFRRSAKLDDLLSVETEVISIGGASIELDQRIIRAEDGTELVRIGVRLGYITLSGKPARIPAPVRELFANRISERR; translated from the coding sequence ATGAGCGGGACGCATCGCTTCCCCATCCGCGTCTATTACGAGGACACCGATGCCGGCGGCATCGTGTATCACTCCAACTACCTGAATTTCGCCGAGCGGGCGCGTACCGAGATGGTGCGCGAACTGGGCATCAGTCAGCGGACCATGCTGGAGGACGGCGAGGGGACTGCCTTCGCGGTGCGCTCGGCCAACATCGACTTCCGTCGTTCGGCCAAGCTGGACGATCTTCTGTCGGTGGAAACCGAGGTGATTTCCATCGGCGGCGCGAGCATCGAGCTGGACCAGCGGATTATCCGTGCCGAGGACGGAACTGAATTGGTGCGCATCGGGGTGCGCCTGGGCTATATCACCCTGTCCGGTAAACCGGCCCGCATTCCGGCGCCGGTCAGGGAATTGTTCGCGAATCGGATCAGCGAAAGGCGGTAG